In a genomic window of bacterium:
- the speD gene encoding adenosylmethionine decarboxylase, producing MNALGRHLLVEIFNCSHDILNDEERIREILIETANVSGTTILSISLKKFEPQGVSGVVVIAESHISIHTWPEYRYAACDIFTCGDKVWPEKGAEHLIKELKAGNSSVVEVKRGIINVNNQNLKHKP from the coding sequence TTGAATGCTTTGGGACGCCACTTATTAGTGGAAATATTTAATTGTAGTCATGATATCTTAAACGATGAAGAAAGAATAAGAGAAATTTTAATCGAAACAGCAAATGTTTCAGGAACTACCATATTAAGTATTAGCTTAAAAAAGTTTGAACCACAAGGAGTTAGTGGCGTGGTAGTTATTGCTGAATCTCATATTTCTATTCATACTTGGCCTGAATATAGATATGCAGCTTGCGATATCTTTACTTGTGGCGATAAAGTTTGGCCAGAAAAAGGGGCTGAGCATCTCATTAAAGAATTAAAAGCCGGTAATTCCTCCGTAGTGGAAGTAAAACGAGGAATTATTAATGTTAATAATCAAAATTTAAAGCATAAACCTTAA
- the speE gene encoding polyamine aminopropyltransferase, translating into MLINNNYKWFIEESSHDCKHFHALSEVIYNGVTKFQRVEILNLKTYGKALVLDGRVQSAELDEFIYHEALVHPAMITHPYPEKVAIIGGGEGATLREVLRHNCVKEVVMIDIDEEVVNLCQEYLPTIHQNSFFDSRVKLIFADARKYFEETKEIYDVIIIDISEPLAGSPAYLLFTQEFYQIIKNHIKENGIISIQSGTTNPEENKLYLSIYKTLQSVFPCLHTYEAFTFAYYTSWGFITASFQHHPEKLREEIVRERLAQRNITNLRFYDEITHQLLSFLPKYLRDSINKNPERIILDNDPVYAI; encoded by the coding sequence ATGCTTATTAATAATAACTACAAGTGGTTTATTGAAGAATCGAGTCATGATTGTAAACATTTCCATGCTCTCTCTGAAGTTATTTATAATGGAGTCACTAAATTTCAAAGAGTAGAAATATTAAACCTCAAAACTTATGGTAAAGCTTTAGTTTTAGATGGTCGAGTTCAATCAGCAGAACTTGATGAATTTATTTACCATGAAGCCTTAGTCCATCCAGCGATGATTACTCATCCTTACCCTGAAAAAGTAGCTATTATTGGAGGTGGCGAAGGAGCTACGTTAAGAGAAGTCTTAAGACATAATTGTGTTAAAGAAGTAGTAATGATTGATATTGATGAAGAAGTAGTCAATCTTTGCCAAGAATATCTACCTACCATCCATCAAAATTCTTTTTTTGATTCTCGAGTTAAATTAATCTTTGCTGATGCTCGTAAATATTTTGAAGAAACAAAGGAAATTTATGATGTCATCATTATTGATATTTCTGAACCATTAGCAGGAAGCCCAGCTTATCTTTTATTTACTCAGGAATTTTACCAAATTATTAAAAACCATATTAAGGAGAATGGTATAATCTCAATCCAATCAGGAACTACTAATCCTGAGGAGAATAAACTTTATTTATCTATCTACAAGACTCTACAAAGTGTCTTTCCTTGTCTTCACACTTATGAAGCTTTTACTTTTGCTTATTATACTTCTTGGGGATTTATTACGGCTTCTTTCCAGCATCACCCTGAAAAACTCAGGGAAGAGATAGTAAGAGAACGGCTAGCGCAAAGAAATATTACTAATCTAAGGTTTTATGATGAAATCACCCATCAGTTACTCTCTTTTCTACCTAAATATCTTCGAGATTCAATTAACAAAAATCCAGAAAGAATAATCTTAGATAATGATCCTGTTTACGCTATATAA
- the ppdK gene encoding pyruvate, phosphate dikinase, giving the protein MSTKKYIYLFANGKAEGNALMKDLIGGKGSGLAQMTNIGIPVPPGFTITTEACIYYSENNKAYPDRLEEEILENLRKLEEAIGKKLGDSENPLLVSVRSGAKFSMPGMMDTILNLGLNDQTVVAFAKKINNERTAYDSYRRFISMFSSVVLGMEHKDFEFILEEEKEEEKVKFDTELGVNSLKDLVIRYKEAVKSLRGIEFPQDPMIQLKMAIEAVFESWNNPRAITYRKLNNIPDNLGTAVNIQAMVFGNMGELSGTGVAFTRDPSTGEKKFYGEYLLNAQGEDVVAGIRTPNPINGLKNQMPRVYEQLLNVTTILEQEYRDMQDIEFTIEDEKLYLLQTRNGKRTAFAALKIAVDMVNENSITKEEALLRLDPHQLDQLLHPILDPNAEYEVVGKGLPASPGAACGKAVFEADEAVRMSEAGEKVILVRRETCPDDIHGMHAAKGILTARGGMTSHAAVVARGMGKCCVAGCSDIKVHEEEKYFLVGEIKVSQGDYITLEGSKGYLILGQVPMVKPSLSGDLTTIMAWADEYRRLKIRTNADTPFDAKIAKGFGAEGIGLCRTEHMFFEKDRIPIMQKMILASEKEERKKYLDELLPMQREDFVGIFKVMDGLPVTIRLLDPPLHEFLPRREELMVEIATLKLKDSSHPELLEKENLLKRVEELHEFNPMLGHRGCRLGITYPEITEMQAKAIFEATCEVIKEGHKVLPEIMVPLVGEVKEFIHQKEIINRVAKEVMEKYNLTVEYMVGTMIEVPRAALTADKIAQEAEFFSYGTNDLTQTTFGFSRDDAGNFIRYYIDHKIFEKDPFQHLDTEGVGQLIKFSIERGRTSRVGLKVGICGEHGGDPSSVEFCHQAGMDYVSCSPYRIPIARLAAAIANIRSNKSKC; this is encoded by the coding sequence ATGTCGACAAAAAAATATATCTACTTATTTGCTAATGGAAAAGCAGAAGGTAATGCTTTGATGAAGGATCTCATAGGCGGGAAAGGGTCTGGCTTAGCTCAAATGACTAATATTGGCATTCCAGTTCCTCCTGGTTTTACTATTACTACTGAAGCTTGTATTTATTATAGTGAAAATAACAAAGCTTATCCCGATAGATTAGAAGAAGAGATTTTAGAAAACTTAAGAAAGTTAGAAGAAGCAATAGGTAAGAAATTGGGAGATAGCGAAAATCCTCTTTTGGTTTCTGTTCGGAGTGGAGCTAAATTTTCCATGCCCGGGATGATGGATACTATCTTAAATCTTGGCTTAAATGATCAGACAGTAGTGGCTTTTGCTAAAAAGATCAATAACGAGAGAACAGCTTATGATAGTTATCGTCGCTTTATCTCTATGTTTAGCAGTGTGGTCTTAGGTATGGAACATAAAGATTTTGAGTTTATCCTAGAAGAAGAAAAGGAAGAAGAAAAAGTAAAATTTGATACCGAGTTAGGAGTAAACTCTTTAAAAGACTTAGTCATTAGGTATAAAGAAGCTGTAAAAAGTTTAAGAGGAATAGAATTTCCTCAAGATCCTATGATTCAACTTAAAATGGCTATTGAGGCTGTCTTCGAGTCTTGGAATAATCCTAGAGCTATTACTTACCGTAAATTAAATAATATTCCAGACAATTTAGGAACAGCGGTCAATATTCAAGCTATGGTCTTTGGCAATATGGGAGAGCTTTCTGGAACAGGAGTAGCTTTTACTCGCGATCCCTCTACTGGTGAAAAGAAATTTTATGGAGAATACCTCTTAAATGCTCAAGGTGAAGATGTAGTTGCTGGAATTAGAACTCCTAATCCCATTAACGGCTTAAAAAACCAGATGCCCAGGGTTTACGAACAACTTCTTAATGTGACTACAATCTTAGAACAAGAATATCGTGATATGCAAGATATTGAATTTACCATTGAAGATGAAAAGCTGTATCTGCTTCAAACTAGAAATGGCAAACGTACAGCTTTTGCAGCCTTAAAAATTGCTGTGGACATGGTCAATGAAAATTCAATTACTAAAGAAGAAGCTCTTCTTCGCCTTGATCCTCATCAATTAGATCAACTCCTCCATCCTATCTTAGATCCCAATGCTGAATATGAAGTAGTTGGAAAAGGACTACCTGCCTCTCCTGGAGCAGCTTGCGGAAAAGCAGTCTTTGAGGCTGATGAAGCGGTAAGGATGAGTGAAGCCGGGGAAAAGGTTATCTTAGTTCGTCGAGAAACTTGCCCTGATGATATTCATGGAATGCATGCCGCTAAGGGCATTCTTACTGCTCGCGGAGGGATGACCAGCCATGCGGCAGTGGTAGCTCGAGGAATGGGCAAATGTTGCGTTGCCGGTTGTAGTGATATAAAAGTGCATGAAGAAGAGAAATATTTTCTCGTAGGAGAGATAAAAGTTTCTCAAGGTGATTACATTACTTTAGAGGGTAGTAAGGGATACTTAATTTTAGGCCAAGTGCCGATGGTAAAACCAAGTTTAAGTGGAGATTTGACTACAATTATGGCTTGGGCAGATGAATATCGAAGATTAAAGATTAGAACTAATGCTGATACCCCTTTTGATGCTAAAATAGCTAAGGGTTTTGGAGCAGAAGGAATAGGTCTTTGCCGAACTGAACATATGTTCTTTGAAAAGGATCGCATTCCTATCATGCAAAAGATGATCTTAGCTAGCGAAAAAGAAGAACGTAAAAAGTATCTGGATGAGCTTTTACCTATGCAGAGAGAAGATTTTGTAGGAATCTTTAAAGTTATGGATGGCCTTCCGGTCACGATTAGATTATTAGATCCTCCTCTCCATGAATTTTTGCCGCGTCGAGAAGAGCTAATGGTAGAAATTGCTACTTTGAAACTGAAAGATTCAAGCCACCCTGAATTACTTGAGAAAGAAAATCTCTTGAAGAGAGTTGAAGAACTCCATGAATTTAATCCTATGTTAGGACACCGAGGTTGTCGATTAGGAATTACCTACCCAGAAATTACAGAGATGCAAGCTAAGGCTATCTTTGAAGCTACTTGTGAAGTAATAAAAGAAGGTCATAAAGTCCTACCTGAAATAATGGTTCCTTTAGTAGGAGAAGTTAAGGAATTTATTCATCAAAAAGAGATTATTAATCGGGTAGCCAAAGAGGTTATGGAAAAATACAATCTGACTGTAGAATATATGGTAGGAACTATGATTGAAGTTCCTCGAGCCGCCCTTACTGCAGATAAAATTGCCCAAGAAGCCGAGTTTTTCTCTTATGGCACTAATGATCTTACTCAAACTACTTTTGGATTTAGCCGCGATGACGCCGGAAATTTTATCCGTTACTACATAGATCACAAGATTTTTGAAAAAGATCCTTTCCAGCATCTTGATACCGAGGGAGTAGGGCAATTGATCAAGTTTAGTATAGAAAGAGGAAGAACATCTCGAGTTGGTTTAAAAGTAGGGATCTGTGGAGAACATGGAGGAGATCCAAGCTCTGTTGAATTTTGTCATCAGGCAGGAATGGATTATGTAAGTTGCTCTCCTTATCGTATTCCTATTGCTCGTTTGGCTGCTGCTATCGCTAATATAAGATCAAATAAATCAAAGTGTTAA
- a CDS encoding phosphoribosylglycinamide formyltransferase, with protein MLNIAVLVSGRGSNLQAIIEAIEEGWLKVKIAGVISDQEDALALKRAMKHNLPVIFINPKNFPAKAEYEEEIIDYLKKREVSLVVLAGYRQLVSSTLLSAYPNKIINIHPSLLPSFPGLDSQKQALEYGVKITGATVHFVDKGCDTGPIILQSPVKVLEDDTSESLSERILREEHQILPQAISLFAQGKLNLQRRRVTISD; from the coding sequence GTGCTAAACATTGCCGTTTTAGTTTCTGGAAGAGGATCTAATCTTCAAGCCATCATTGAGGCGATAGAAGAAGGATGGCTGAAGGTAAAAATTGCTGGGGTAATCAGCGATCAAGAAGATGCTTTGGCTCTAAAGCGAGCTATGAAACATAACTTACCAGTCATTTTTATCAATCCAAAAAATTTTCCTGCCAAGGCTGAGTACGAAGAAGAGATTATTGATTACTTAAAAAAAAGAGAAGTAAGTTTAGTTGTCTTAGCTGGATATAGGCAATTAGTTAGTTCTACCTTGCTTTCGGCGTACCCTAATAAGATTATTAATATCCATCCTTCTCTTTTGCCTTCTTTTCCAGGGTTAGATAGTCAAAAGCAAGCCTTAGAATATGGAGTAAAGATAACTGGCGCTACTGTCCATTTTGTGGATAAAGGTTGCGATACAGGTCCCATCATCCTTCAAAGCCCGGTAAAAGTCTTAGAAGATGACACGTCGGAATCTTTATCAGAGAGAATCTTAAGAGAAGAACATCAAATCTTGCCTCAAGCTATTTCTTTATTTGCTCAAGGGAAACTAAATCTTCAAAGAAGAAGAGTGACTATTAGTGATTAA